The sequence ATTTCAATTGTATCCAAATTCCACCTGTTTTCCAGGTTACTTCTCACACAActtatataaatcattttgGTATTATCTGTACTTAACTGTACACCAACCACTATAATTTGACGTTAATGTCCAAAGCGCTAATATTGACTCtggatttattttaaatactttaaaataagcTATTGCAAACACATCTTCAGATGTtcgaattcttttattttgtgtatttctCTATGGAGTTAATATTAGCGAATGTAGGCCTAACATTTTCATCTCACGGGATAACAAATTTGGTGGAAAATTGATGATGACCGACTTATAATAGttgattcaacaaaaaatgagtttattttttaatatgtaccGACAAGACTGTAACGACTATTAGATTcctttaattaaaagataatcaCAATGAATTTATTGACAAAAAGCTAGCAAACTATACAGCACACAAGTGTTGATTGAGTAAAATGTTTACTCAGTTTGACATTTTACATCACATGAATGGTCTAATTCTGTTGAAGCTCATATAGCCATCACCAGCACTGTTCCAAGTTAAAACATTCAGCAACAACACACAACTCAAAAATTCTCATCAATAGTCAAACCATCTCCATCATTAGCATGCATTCTGATTCTATAAATTCAAGTACCAGAAATCCAGGACTTACCCACCCCTCCCTCATTTCAAAGCATACATGGCTAAAtacttcatcttcttcctcctcctttcCCTCGTACTAATGCCCGATTTTCTTGCTACTGATGCCCGACCGCTGCTGAAGAAAACGGGAGGGGTGGAGCCTCTCAATTCCGGGCCGAGCCCTGGTTCTGGAAACAAGATCAACAATCGCAATGGAACTCTCGACTCGATTGATAATTCGGGGCCGAGTCCTGGAGACGGACATAAACTTATTACCGTCGAGCCGGTTGATGAAAATAAGTCATGAGGGCTTATTTTTGTCAAGGATGGAAATTGGAGAGTACAGTTCCATAGTTAGGAATGCTGTCATTGTAGGCCTAATGGCAATGTGGTCATGTTAATGTTACTAGTCATTTGCATTGTACAAATGTTAAAGATGTATATGTATTGTGCAGTTAAGAAATTCTCAAGATTATCCAAATTCTTATCTattaagatatataattaaatatgtgacTAAATGTTCGTGCTGGAACAAATCagaataattttcttcttcaagtATCAAAgtcaacattattattatatacataatactaatatttttattgatatttaattcgaaaGTTCTCACTTCTCACGTAAAATTATCGCttaaatcatttaattaaaatagagaTATTGTTGATTTTTAGGTAAAAGTATCcaaataatactaatactaaataattatgttacaACTTCTAACATCATGTGGTCCTAGAACGACcatgcaaataaataaataaaaataaaaaaatgataatgatGATGCGACAATATAGTGGATTCTTTATTGATGGGTGAGCTTAtaagcaatattttattagatattacaaattttttaaaaatttaaaaagttagtttactttttttatttttacatgaatttattttattcaaatactttaataatttattttaaaataaaatacaactattttataagttcaaaaaatgtatgaacttAGGTTGCATCTAGATTGAGAATTTAGAAATTagaattatgaatttcaaattgtcGAGAAGAAACTACttgaatttaattggataattttgaatttgaaatatttaaaattttttaattttaattttaattttaaattatgttttattgaatatgaatatattttattNNNNNNNNNNtaattttaattttaattttaaattattttttattgaatctgaatatattttattttatttttatatatagagttagtttggaatatttttctccaaaattttaatttatatttaaataatcttatcgtatatataactaatataGCCACTcttaatatgatataatatcaatgttggagtaaataaatatattgttataacTGAATAAGTTGTAGATAAAGCCACGTGCCATTGGAAGTCGAATATAAAAACGCGCCTCCgctgaaaaattcaaaaccccAAAATTAAAACCCTAACTTACGGCGGAGGGACTTCTCCGCCGAGAAATGTTTCGTCTGTGGCGGCACAACGCCGCCGCGTCCAGCGTCAGAGGAATTTTAACCAAGACGGTTTCCGAACAGCAATACTACTGCTCCACCGCTGCCGCTACCAACGGGGAGAACtgtggaaaaggaaaaaatgataGCCGATGGTTGATGTTGCCTCCATTTGACCCCGCCGTGGACGGTTCTTCGATTGGAAAGAAGCTGTGTGGCGAGCCAACCGACTCAAGCATGACGGCTCTTAAGTGGATTGTTAAGTGCTGCCCTCATCTCCCGAGGTCTCTTGTTCAGAAACTCTTTCGCTTAAGACAGGTTCATTTCACCGTTACGCGGGAATATAAACAGGCTCACGTTATCAAGCATTTCGGGGTGCAGATGAATCCTAGATAAGGATTGTTTTTCTGAAGCGAGAGATTTATGCTTCTATTTTCAGCTTTTatcaggaaaaaagaaaaaaaagctGCTAGTATGTTTGAAAAAAGCATCACAATATAACACGATTTTGATTAACATGGGAGTACTAGAGAATGAAAGTTGATAGAGGATttgaaatcaattaaattgttatatatgtatattgacGTAAAGTAGCAATAAAAACATGCCAAGTTTGTGTGATTATTGTTTTAACAATTGCGTATGAATGACCAAGTGTTGTTAGAtcatatgatttaaaatccaAGCTTATACACATATGACCTTGAAATGAGCCAAGCTCTAGCTCCTTTTATGTTTATTGCCTAAGCACTAATTCTTAAATAAGCATGCTAACAAGTGTGTGTTGACAATCATACCTTTTCTCCTATTATGATTTGCTTCAGGTTCGAAAAGAGTGCTCCAATATTGAAACTAAAGAACAGCGTCCAAGAAGGGTAAAATAGTTATTcacaatttatgaaatttgatattgttCTTGTTGATGGTTTTTGAGGACAAATATGGCCTCCAACTGCACAGCTGAtcttatgttatatttaatgatatcTAAAGATAGGAGCTAAAGATCTGATGGATATTGGTGATAGAATATTGCTTCCAAAATCTGTTGATGGAAAGTCTCCTTCAACAACAGCAGTATCTCAGAGCTTTTCCGATGAAGAAGAATTGAAACTTGTCAAGAGTCTTGAGTTGTATAAGGTATCAAGGTCCATAAATTTGTAGTCTGTCTGTTATGCAGctagcaaatatttttatgtagtaTGTATTATGCTTGAGGGGAAAACCTAACCTCTAGATACATTATTTTAGGATCCAGCCATAATTGTCATCAATAAACCGCCTGGAATGCCTGTACAGGTATAAGTAGATGTTCATTGCTTTCTCTGTGATTGCAGGACATGTGCCCTCATCTTGTACAAAGTTCTTTTTCAGGGTGGCATTGGGATAAAGAGAAGTTTAGATGAATTAGCTGCCAAGTATTTGAAATATGATTATGCAGAGTCACCTCGCCTGGTGAGTTCTAAAGTCTCTTTTCATGTTACGTTTTCCTTATGTGTTGTGTGTATACATATAAGGCAGTCCACCAAGCTGCCTGCTAGGTTTGCTTTTGCTCGGATTGTATGATGTCTGGAAACTTCAACCACGCGCCTGGTTCGTGTAACCTTGCAGCATGCTGAAAGTATCTTATGTATTCTGGCACGAAGAGCCATAATATTTTTCGAATGGCTGGCAAAAGCTAGGATTTTACTGCACATATAATGCTAATGTTTGTTgatctttttcttcaactttattttcttttcttttgctcaTTTTATCATTCAAGGTAAGTCATTTGATATGCTGAGTAGTAGTTTTGGGAGGGTGCTGTTTCatcaaaacacaaagaaataaatactaatatgCAAGATTGCTTTTAACATTTTAGTAGTACATGTggaaattgtattttcatgGTATTGGACTATGCAGACATTATTTTCATAGAATATATCTTTACCCCAgtcattgtttattttttctattttgagaaatttgcaGCTTGGTTTTGAATTGATGCTATAAACTATACTTGTGCATTTAAAGGCACAGTTTGCTACACATAGGCTTGTTTTATTGTTAATGAAAACACTGGATTTAGCACTGTCCCGATGTTTCACTCTACCTCATTGAAATGAGATCAATTAGGAGTTATCCTTTTGAGATACTGGCCAAAACTTTTGTGTTTGGTTTCCAATAATTTTACCAtgaattttatcttttgcagCTTTTCTGGGAGAAAAGAGCTTTACCTGTTATCTTTAAGTATGTCAATTTGTCCTGTTTGACTGTTTCTTTGGTCTAGCAAGCAGCCATTTACCTTTTGCACGTTTTTGTTGGTAAATAGGTGCACCGACTTGATAGAGACAGCAGTGGTATATTAGTGATGGGAAGGACACAGTTAACCGCTACCATCCTGCATTCTATTTTTCGGGAGAAAACTTTTGGCGCATCAGATGATGTgggtaattttataaataattcatagtaGTTCTTGTTCTATAATCTTTTCTAAATAAGAAAGTATCTGTCCAACAACTAGTATTTTGCTATCTACTATAAGTCCCATACCTGAATCATCGTTTCCTGTCTTACAGGTTCCTGACAGTAAAAAAATCCTTCAGAAGAGGTATTGGGCCTTAGTCATTGGATCTCCTCGCCGTCGAGAAGGATTGATTTCTGTGCCTTTGGGAAAGGTGTCATTTATCTTACTCCACTTTAGAAGCTTTCATAGAAGTCTTCAACTCTTAACAAAATAGTCTTTGCTATTTTTCCTGTCAGTGTGTTCTTTACGTTGAATTTTTGGTCAATCTTGCCAGTTACTGGAAAGCTCTATATGTGTAGGAATTATGATTCATTTGACAAAAGATCTCTAGCATTACATGATTTGGATGGTCTAAACCTGGAAGGATTGTCTAAAGGACCTGAATTACCACATaagatgaattattttgaagtttatttttctaaattatagttgaagtttttgaaaatgtaGTATATACACTGGCTTtgaagatttaattaaaacctCTTGTGCTAGCGGTCTCTTGGAACTTTCTAATTATCATGATTGTGGATTCATTTGCAAATGAAGATGGCCTTTTCTGATCTCTGTCATACATAACTTGTAAGAACTATCCTATGAAAATTTTCCTAGTAACCAAGATAATTTCTTACcagtaaaaaagtaattagttCTGAGAAGCTGGTAACATCCATCCAAATTATGTAATCACGACTTAATGGGATTAGTGCTGATTAATGCTGCTTCAGTTGCCTAGTACTTTGGTATCTTGACCTTCATTCTGTAAAAAGGGCGTCAATTACTTTATCATGTTGGGGTGTTAGATTGTCGAAAAACTGAAGCATGCTGGCCCTTAATCTGTTTCTTCCGATTCTCCTATTATTCAGGTGGTAATTGACAATGGAAAATCTGAGAGAATTACTGTAGTAGATACTACCAAGACAGTGTCAGCTCAGCATGCTGTGACAGAGTATCGAGTTATAGCATCTTCACCATGTGGTCGGTTTCTCATGCTTGTTTCAGAAATTTGTATAAGTTGAGCTCCAAGGTTTCTGTTGCCTTGTTTGGTTTATCTTCTATTCCTGCATGCATGTGCATAATAACTTCCAAGGGAGATCAACCTTTTAAACTGTGCTGATGACTATTTACAAAGATCTACTACATTTTATTGGCCTATAAATATGCCTTaccagaaaagaaaattaaagaaaaacaagtatTAGGTGATACAGAATAATGGTTTAGTTAAACTTGTACTGGATATGTTAGTTACTTGATGCATTTATTGAAAGCATTTCATTGTACTAAGATGCTATATCTGATAATCCAATCCTTTCATGAAGCAACTTATGATAAAATGTGTACACCGacgaaattattttttttaaggccTAATATTTGCCTTGTGCTGTTGTAACAAAAACCATGTTAAGGGCTTAGGAAACATCTCATGTTAAAGTTTTATGGTTATTGAAACTAGTAGGGCTACTCACGGTtcagagaagaagaaagatggtttataacttttgatttGTCTTTGAGTATATATCATCTTATGCTCTCAACAGAATGGCCCTTAAAATCACCATTGAAGATTTGTGCTTACTTCTCTTCTTCAGTGAAGTTGGATGAgttattatatactttttactGACAAAATTTTCAGAAGATTTTATTTCCTACTTCCAATAAAGTGATAAATTGCAGGTTACACATGGTTAGAGCTGTTGCCACTTACTGGAAGAAAACATCAGGTTTGGATATTAATCATGAATGATTCTTGCAGTATCAATTGCGTCTTCTTTTTTAACCATTATTTAACTTAAGCGAATAAGGATATTGAGACTGATTCTTTGCCTTCACCTCTGATCATTGAGCAGCTCCGTGTTCACTGTGCTGAAGTATTGGGGACACCTATAGTTGGAGACTACAAGTATGGCTGGCAAGCTCACAAGAGATTGGGAAGCCGCTTGGTTTATGCTTCAGACCTTAGATGGCACAACAAAATATCAGAAGTTCAACATGATACTGTTGGCTTCGACTCGGAAATTGGAAGTATATCTGATAAACAACTTCGTCTTCATCTTCACTGCAAAGAGATGATCTTACCCAATATTTCACTGGCCTTGCAACATAGAAATGGAATTTCAGACCTGGATACTGCAGCAACGGAAAGCATTAAGTTAGTTGCTCCATTGCCGGCGCACATGCAAAGAAGTTGGGATCTACTGAACTAGTACCATTAGTTCCAAGAGGAGGGAAGTATGATATTCACATGTGCTACTGATAACTCATGTCCCAGGTAAGAGCATCTTCTTGAGGctaggagaaaaaaaatatttacctgTCACTAACCATACTTAAATCTGGCCGAGAAGTCACTGACTTTGTCATAATCCAAACATTACATTAGTTGTTGAAAAACTGAATTGTAGGAAACAAGATTTATTGTTAACATTGATCGCTTCTCGTCACTTTTCACcttatttgcatatttttgtaGTTACATAAGACGTATTTGAAAGTAAGTTCAACCAATTCCAAGCACTTGTTTGCTTTGGGTTATACTGGACCTTTGACATTGGAATTTGCTTGTTGATaccataaatatattctatgtCGTGGTGAAAGACATCTTTTAAACTAGGTCTAGGCCAGCCCTTAGTGCATTTGAAATCGTTGTCCAATTTAATCTTAATTCAATCTTATAACTTGTGTGATCGTTTAGGAGTCAACGCATGTCTATAAGACCATTTCTGGCTGCGCTGGCCTGAATTCTTGCTCGTGTCGCGTGTACTTGCATTCCGCGGGCATAGGTACCAAATAGGAGCCACCTTATATCTAGATTTAGTAATGTAATCATTTCTCTCTCCTCCAATTTGAAATCCAACTTTTTATGGGCGTACTGCTATTTTTTGTGAGTATGAATCTCCGTTTTGGGTGAATAGTGCTGCGTTTTCCTGTATGTTTTGTTGCGAAGTAATTGTAAGCTGAGTGATCAATTCATGCATGTGCATCCAAGTTCCCTCTTCTCTAAACGGAAAAAGTGCACAAAAGCATGAGTGTTTGTTTGTAAGTTTGAACTTTTTCCTACCAATTAATTTACTTAGGAAGATAAAACTTATTGAGCTATTTAATAGCCCTCCATTATTCCTCTTACACCAGAGGatttcttctccattttcttcCCTGTGCCCATTTATATTCACTTGACATGTAAGTGGAGATGCTCAACTCCTTGTCTTGGAAAATTTATCAGCCCAACATTAGGTGGAAAATAATATGGCTGGATATCGGAGATTTCCCTGGTTTTCTTCCAATTAGACCGGAAAAGAAGTCCTCACACCGTGGTTTCAATTCATACCAAGCGGAGCAGAATCTAGACCGGAAAAGAAGTCCTAACACCGTTATTCAATCCATACCAAGCGGAGCAGAATCTAGACGGGAAAAGAAGTCCTGACACCATTATTCAATCCATACCAAGCGCAGCAGAATCTGTTGGATGAACGTAACCTACATTTCAATTATCTCAGCTGTAAGTTGGCCTAGTATGGTGGTTATTGGATGGCCTGTCGGTTGTAGATGAAGGGAGTGGTCTTTTAATCCTTGTTTGAGAGCCGCCCTTgggtaaacaaactttagtTTCCTTGGAAAACTTCCAGGCATCAAGAACCTCAGGCAGACTTTAAAGTGGTTAAGGCATTCTTCACATGGAGACTTTGCTAACAGGTGCAATCACGAACCAGATTCCACCGCAACGAAAATGATTAACATTTACCACAAAAAAGGCATAATCCAGAAATGTCCCTGTTTAATGTGTATCTGCTGAGATGAAACTATTGGGAGGTACTGAAAGTGAGTTGACTATTTCATGGCAACttcaatgtatttttctgttataTTGCAAGTGAATCATTAACCAAaaatcattacacaaactctACGGTAACTCACTTTCTGGGTGAGGAGATAAGCACTCAAGGCCCCTCCGCTCAATTACAATTTCACTCACCAGTAGCAAAATGCCCCAATGCAGCTTTTCCCCAAGCTAATCCTGTTCCTCAAATTTATGCAATGAACAAGTATCAATGGTCCTCGTGTTCACAGGATCTTCTTAGGTCCTGATGTACTTCCTGAGGTAAGTGTTAGCTGCATCTATACCAATCGACTAAAGTACATGTTCATGAAATATCTTGATGGGTTGAAGCCACTTAGAATTACTGCAAACAAAGAGCAACTATAAATTTCTGTATGAAACAAGACGAATGCATATCACAATCTTGTATGGTGACACTTACATATAGGGGACAGAACAAAGACGATGCTAATTGGGTACAGGAACAAAGTGGTCCTCTCCAAGAAGGGTAATACTGCATGATAGACGAAAGATGAATTAGTATAAAGAAAGGTCCTAGATACATAGAATCATTATTGTGAAGGGTGTATTTTCAGTCTACGGATGCATAGTTTGCTCCATGTTTACACAAATGAAATGGCCCTCCGTAGCTAAAGAGCTTATCAGCATTCATTCAACAAATCTTTTGGAGTTTTTAACTTTCTCATCCCAGTATTTAATACTGTAAGCTTGATGGAAGTCCTCCTTCACTGACCAGGAGTACAAACAACTAAATAACCAGTTTATTTGCAAAGTCCAATTTCTGTGGAAAAAACCTCACTATTCCAATTTCTGTAGAACTTATCATACGCTAAGAAACTTTTGGACACTTAAACGGAACATCAGAACACATTTGGATCAATCTAGGTGCAGCaagaagaaagcaaaagaCCTCTCATCTTTTAAGTATACAACAGAATCTCAACAAGCACCGCTTTCGTGAAATTTCAGATCCTCAAGTTTCAGTCAACTTTATTTCACATTGATCCTATTGCAGTACGGATGTGAGGTACAATGCTAAGCACTCTTCCTTCCAACAGCTATGGCATACAAAGGTAACACTGATACTAGTGGTGCAACTTTGTAGTTTTGGCAAGAGGAAATTCAGTATTATATTTCCACACAACACTCAAAGAGTTTACAGGTTTTGTAGCCTATTCCAGCAAGGAAAGGACACATACCAAGTCCTTGACTCATTGCCattaaacaaatgaaagaaatgatAATGCTTCAACAGAAAATTGTCTCACCATCATAGCCCAAGTAATTTAGGTAATGATAGTATGAAGCAGCTGCCATGAAGAGCAAATTTGATAGTAATACAGGAACAAAACCATGAGCCACCAGCAGaggtgataaaaaataatgaatgacTGCCACAAAAGCAAAGACATTAGCAGCTGGGCACCGTATATTGGAGACAATTTCCAGTAAGAGCTCCCACTTTGCACTTACCATAAAGCAGCACAAACATAGGGAAGAAAGAGTTGCAGTGCACATCAAAGGCATACAACCTTCACAAGGTTAAAGATAAAGTTAGCAAACAAACCATAGTTCGGAGCACAAATCTAGACATAGTAATGCAGTGACATGAGAAAAGGCAGTGTAACCAAATATCCAGGCACAAGGGATAAGCGGATAAACTCAGAAAATATAACCAGAACAGGATGAAACTTGCCACTCCACCCGTTGCTCCACGACATGACTGTTTGGAGCTTCTTCTCGAAGATAATTGTTAGTGAAGAACCTGGAATAAGTTTGCCAAATAAATGTTCATTATACAATAGTGAAATCTATAAGGAAAGCACATTAACTAGGTCAAAGTCTTCAGCATTATGCAAATATGACAAAGAATCACTTTGCCAGCAGTGGCCCAgcattaatttatcaataggACACTGCTCCAGTTGCTTTGGGGAGGCCTCTGATGCATAGCAATGGAACCATAATACAATGTTCGCTTCTCAGAGAAATGTGGGTACTTATCCacaaaatacatgaaaataaacttagaatttGAAGGGCAGAATTATGTTAAACATGTTGAGAAAAACAGTTGACCCGGGAACATCACTCTATAGAGATTGCCTCAGCTCTCTGTTTTACTGCATTCTACAACCAAAACTCAGAAATATGGCATATTGATGGGAcaaagtgttaaaaaatatgtaacttCATCTTCCCTCCTTCCTCATTTTTAGTAATACAGCATTATCGTGGGACCAAGTTCAGTCGAAAGCACTCTATGTTTGATACTTTTACCATGACTATTTCGCAGGGTCAAGTAGAGAAAGTGGAAAGAACAACTATCTCCTGAGCTGCTTTTGGATCTTGGATCCTGAATTATCCTGTACTTCAACTTTTAGCAAGTCGTATTCATTACATGTAAAACATGCATGCAAGTCATGTAACACTCAAAACCTGGAAGAATGGTTACAAAAATTATGCGAACAGGAGACTATTAAACTCACTTTTCCTTCAGACATATctacaatatatatgtgaCCTATATAAAAGGTGCATAGAACAGGAAACCTTGGTGTCAAAATGTCCTTTGTAGTAACCGTTTTCTACAGATTTTGTGTGGAGAGTATTTCCTCATTTTACCCTAAGACCTTGGTTTTCTAGCAGGCTGACCATCAATTCCACAACTGGGAGAAGgcctaaattataattcaatgatttaaagcataaattttatattgcaCGTATGTAATTAGAACTTTTAGCCTGGAACGGTGGTTAGTATctccaaaagaaattaaatgacTGAAGCACTAATTAAAGAGCTAGACATTCACAGAACTTAGTTGCCTAATtgaaatgccaaaaaaattttgagctAAGTAATAGGACTGTGTGCAACCACTCATAACATCTTTAATCCATATTCTTGTTTGTCCTCACCAGCAACAAGTAGCCAAAATTGCGCCTGATAAGAGGAAATGGAAGAGCAATACTGAAATAACTACGAAAACAGCATGCCCTGCACTATGATCGTACCtgaaacaaataaatgaagGTAATTACATATGGGAGATAACCACTATTTTGCACACGAATCTACtgtgaaagaaaaaacagagaaaagaTTCATCCATTCagaagtataattaaataaagtgtTTGTAGGAATGCAATGTTAGATTTCCTACATATTGTAACAAATTTTcagtattataaattttctaaaaggaAGGCTTGCCTAGGAGGCTGATCAATACCTAGATCATTAAGGCAGCCATAACAGAGAAGTATAGAAGACACTTACGCAGCACAATAAGCCATCGCTGAAACTGACAACAGAAGACTACATATGACAACAAATGCAGGATCATCACGTGCCCACTGGTTCTTTGTTTCTGCACAACCGAAGAttttggggtggggggggaAGGATCGGAGCAGGTAGGAAGTCATTAATAgctaaaacttaaaaaacaGTCAAATATAGCAAATGATACTCTCTTAATTTCAGATAATAGATAGTAAAACTATTATACTTTCCAATCTAGGGAAGAAACATTTTGCTACCATggttttaggaaaaaatatagtattcaATATCagcaataaaaaatcaaatttggagAATGATAAACTTGATATTCCCAAAAAGAGAAGCTCAGGCATCAGCTATCTATGCAGGAGAAAGATGTACCATAGTATTCGAAAGAATGACCTAAGAGCCGTTCTACATAGAAGCTGGCTTGGCAGCTGATGTTTACAGAAGTTCAAAATGATTACATGGACTAATTCATCTTTGACAAGGATAACTTAGAAGTGCTCTGAGAAAGGAAACAATAGTTTTGGTTGGCATGGCGCTGAATGAATAATGACTCCATTGGCAATAGAGTCATAACCATCTAGCAGATGCAATTTGTAAAATCTGCATGAGGTGAATACTGCTAGTATACATGATGAATTATTGGCATGTTGGTACTCTGGAAAGATTCAGTAATATTTATCTAACCATGAAACTTAATCAAGCAATGGCAATAAAACAATGCTTATTACGTCTTAAACCCATAGTAAACCTATAAAAGACTAGTCAtcagaaacaataaaaaagatgTCATAGCAAAAGAAAGCACAACAAATATGGAAATTTATTTCCAAAAGGTGAACAAGGCTTCCCTAGAAGACTTACGCTTGTGATACTTGGTATGTTGATATCTGCATTGTCATACATTTCACAtgcaaaatatagaaataatatcaTTAGAAACCcgagaaattaagaaaaaaacgTCAACAGAAACAACAAGAATAACATGAAAAGGTCAACTAGCAACCTAAAACCTAATGTATGCTAATATCGTGGAAGAATGATATTGCTTGCAAACAACATGTTTATTCTAAAAGAATTCCCTGGATGattgctaatttttattaaagggaaaaagaCACAAGAGAGAACTTTTTCGTCTCTTGGCATACTAGGAACCTGATAACAAAAGTAAGTTTCTGTATCACACATAGCAAGGACTATTCGCCTTTCATCAACTTGTCAGTTGTAGTATGGTATGAAGTTGGATATTTCACAAACTCTGTCTCTCACACaatataattgaagaaatcAACAGGTGATACTAGTCTA comes from Sesamum indicum cultivar Zhongzhi No. 13 linkage group LG10, S_indicum_v1.0, whole genome shotgun sequence and encodes:
- the LOC105172694 gene encoding RNA pseudouridine synthase 4, mitochondrial isoform X3, which produces MDIGDRILLPKSVDGKSPSTTAVSQSFSDEEELKLVKSLELYKDPAIIVINKPPGMPVQGGIGIKRSLDELAAKYLKYDYAESPRLVHRLDRDSSGILVMGRTQLTATILHSIFREKTFGASDDVPDSKKILQKRYWALVIGSPRRREGLISVPLGKVVIDNGKSERITVVDTTKTVSAQHAVTEYRVIASSPCGYTWLELLPLTGRKHQLRVHCAEVLGTPIVGDYKYGWQAHKRLGSRLVYASDLRWHNKISEVQHDTVGFDSEIGSISDKQLRLHLHCKEMILPNISLALQHRNGISDLDTAATESIKLVAPLPAHMQRSWDLLN
- the LOC105172694 gene encoding RNA pseudouridine synthase 4, mitochondrial isoform X1 encodes the protein MFRLWRHNAAASSVRGILTKTVSEQQYYCSTAAATNGENCGKGKNDSRWLMLPPFDPAVDGSSIGKKLCGEPTDSSMTALKWIVKCCPHLPRSLVQKLFRLRQVRKECSNIETKEQRPRRIGAKDLMDIGDRILLPKSVDGKSPSTTAVSQSFSDEEELKLVKSLELYKDPAIIVINKPPGMPVQGGIGIKRSLDELAAKYLKYDYAESPRLVHRLDRDSSGILVMGRTQLTATILHSIFREKTFGASDDVPDSKKILQKRYWALVIGSPRRREGLISVPLGKVVIDNGKSERITVVDTTKTVSAQHAVTEYRVIASSPCGYTWLELLPLTGRKHQLRVHCAEVLGTPIVGDYKYGWQAHKRLGSRLVYASDLRWHNKISEVQHDTVGFDSEIGSISDKQLRLHLHCKEMILPNISLALQHRNGISDLDTAATESIKLVAPLPAHMQRSWDLLN
- the LOC105172694 gene encoding RNA pseudouridine synthase 4, mitochondrial isoform X2 produces the protein MFRLWRHNAAASSVRGILTKTVSEQQYYCSTAAATNGENCGKGKNDSRWLMLPPFDPAVDGSSIGKKLCGEPTDSSMTALKWIVKCCPHLPRFEKSAPILKLKNSVQEGILLPKSVDGKSPSTTAVSQSFSDEEELKLVKSLELYKDPAIIVINKPPGMPVQGGIGIKRSLDELAAKYLKYDYAESPRLVHRLDRDSSGILVMGRTQLTATILHSIFREKTFGASDDVPDSKKILQKRYWALVIGSPRRREGLISVPLGKVVIDNGKSERITVVDTTKTVSAQHAVTEYRVIASSPCGYTWLELLPLTGRKHQLRVHCAEVLGTPIVGDYKYGWQAHKRLGSRLVYASDLRWHNKISEVQHDTVGFDSEIGSISDKQLRLHLHCKEMILPNISLALQHRNGISDLDTAATESIKLVAPLPAHMQRSWDLLN
- the LOC105172693 gene encoding protein unc-50 homolog: MLPTSSSAKVRPGPHARPNSLFPHYLRRIVKWQQMDIEYTFWQMLHLCTSPKVVYQHTKYHKQTKNQWARDDPAFVVICSLLLSVSAMAYCAAYDHSAGHAVFVVISVLLFHFLLSGAILATCCWFFTNNYLREEAPNSHVVEQRVEWLYAFDVHCNSFFPMFVLLYVIHYFLSPLLVAHGFVPVLLSNLLFMAAASYYHYLNYLGYDVLPFLERTTLFLYPISIVFVLSPILILSGFNPSRYFMNMYFSRLV